The nucleotide window TACTCAGTGTTTTGAGTACACACAATCACGGCTATATATTGCAATACGATAAATTCAGGGCGAACCATACAGTCCAGGTCACACGCACAACACAAACTTATTCCCAAATTTATTAACCGATATAGCGGCTAGCATAGAGTAGCAGGTCGAGAGACGATAGATGAATTAACTGATGCTGCGTCCCGCTCTGATCTTCTTTCGGTTCAGTCGCTGCTTGCGCTGCTGCTCGGGTTGGCGAAGACGTCGTCGAGAACATCTTGGTCGACGATGAAATCCTCCGGATCAGGTGCAGCGCCCACCAACGGAAAAAGCTCGGCGTCGGGAAACATCAGGTCTTCATCCATGAGGATCTCCTCCAGGAACATCCCATCTGCACCATCTTCCTGCACATCATTGCTTTGCGGCACCACCACATTCTCACCATTACCACCAAGGTTTTcgctctgctgctgctgctgtccgCCGTCGCCGTTGCCATCGGCGACGTTTCCCTCTATAATCTCCGGTGGAATGGCGACGTCTCCCACTACAATCTCCGGTGGGATGACATCAGGATCAGTGTTGCCAACGGCGAAGGCCTCAACGTCGTTGTTCACCGGGTAAGCGCACAGGTAGTAAGCGGCAGGATGGACACTGGGCAGCGCCACTGCTCCTGCAGGCCCTGCCGGAGGAGGAGATGCCATAGTTTCAGCAGCACAGTTTTCACCTGCGAAGCTAGTGCCGCTGTTCATGTCCAGGAAGAACGCGCGACCCGTAGTCGCGGCGTTGATGGGTGGGATAATCATCAGCCCCTCCGCCGTCGCTGTGGCTCCGATCGGCGCCGAAGGGAACGGAAACGGAACCGGCACGTAGCGAacgtccggcggcggcgaagTAGGCGTGACAGGAAGCGCACGGGGACGAATTCTCCGCACCCCATGCACCGGCCGCCGAGGATTCGGGTCCGGCATGTGGCGCTTCCTGGTGATGAGcctcgccctcgccgccgtcACCACGGGTGTTGTCGGCGTAGCAGCACGGCCGACCAGCCGCGCCTCCCGTTGGTGCTCGAGGAGCACGGTGGCGAGGAAGTCGTACGACTCGGTGAAGGCGATGGCCTCGGCGATGTCCGATTCCAGTATGATGCGGCGGTGGTGGGACTGGGCGCACGCCCAGGCGCGCAGGGCGAGCTCCTGCACGAAGAGCTCGCAGAGCTTGGCCAGGTACGCCGGCGTGTCGGCAGCGATCATCATGCCGTCCTCCTCGGCGCGGATGAGCCTCTTGAGGCGGGACATGGGCAGTATGCGGTCGTTGAAGTCCACCGTCGCCTCCATCTCCTCCTGCCGCTCCCTCCAGAACTGGTCCACCGCCCGCTGCTGCGGCGCCGGCAGCGCCGGCCTCGGCCCCGTGCGCACCACCACGCGCTCCTCCCCCGCTCCCCTTCCTTCCTTCGCTTGCTCGGTCCCCATCACCCTGCGTTTGCATGCACGCACGCACGTACCCTCGATCAGTTAATGCTCAATCTCAGCAGTATCTGTAAGAACCAAACTAAGACAGATGTGTTACCTTAGCAAAACTGCAAACTCGGTCACTAGAGGTGATTGCGATGAGTGGGAAGATGGGCACGAGGAGGGCGGCCTCTATATAGTCTCAGCATCACGTATCTGTCCATTGTTTTGCTGAAACAGCTTTCGTCCCCACGCGCGCTTGAGCAAAGCAGACAAGCAGTCCTCGTGTTAAAATCTTAAAAAGGCCTGGATGCGTGCCACCCTAATTCACGCAAGACTGGATGCACGTACACCTGGTGCTCGCCCTCTCTGCGACGTTCCCTTGCTAAACTCTCCAGCCGCGCATGCTTATCTATGGACCATAGCCAGAAGTGTCTCTCAACATGCACTGCACATAAGCCTTCAGGGCGTGAGGGGCGCGTGAGCCGTCTGGGCCAGAAACGACGCCGGGTGCATACATACAGATACAGCTTTCCATTTTGGATGCTTTCCGCTGCATACAGCCGTTCACTCGTGCTTTCTGTTGTGTATTTTTCCGTGATGCTCAAGGATGGATGTTTTGTTCTAAGATAAACTCAAGGATGGATGTATGTGTCCGTAAGTTTGCTAGCCACTGTTTTGAGAACGTGCGCATGCAAGGGGTTTGATCCATGTGTCCTGTGATCAGTTTCTATCTCATAAATAAGCACCAGCTGGCTTTCTGTTTAGCCCTTTATATGTGGAGACAAATCCAACTTTGGCGCCCTCTCCAAAGTGACACTGGTACAGTACAAACCTATCATTTGGAGTTTGCTATATAGTGAATGTTCACAACTTAACCAAAAAGTGAGTAATGCCCTTTGCAAGTATTTTTGAGTTAAAATGCTGCAATTCCGGGGATGCCAGTATGTATTAAAGTGAAAAATTGAGCGGTGCGCGAACCAATATGTgattggatggttagagggactgtgttatccccagcccaccagggttcaagtcctggtgctcgcattatttctggatttatttcagaatttccgGCGATGTGCTTTCAGTGAGAGgtgacgttcccgtcgacgacgaggcgcctacagTGACTTCGTGAAATTTAAGATGACATGCCGGCTCTTCTCCCATGCAATACGTTCaacctttcattttactttaCCTAATTTAAAACATCCATATCTTTTAAGTCATATATCCGGTTTTCGAAACTTTTCTTTATATTTGAACTCCTTGTTCCGTAACCTTTAAAATGAGACCAGTTTTGGATATTTTTTAACAACATTTAAATTTGAACGTACATTTCACATTTCGATGTAATCAGTTTCACAATGCTAAATTACAATTTCACTTTATGTAGTTAATATTTCACAATTCAGAACCTACATTTTACTTTTCATTGGCTTGTTTTACAAAAAAACATCTATTTAAAATGCACATTTGTCAAATAACATATTTCACTTTTTTATAATAAAATTGTTTCACATTTCCAAATAATCAGTTTCACATTGACACACTATAATTTCACTTTTCGTGGTTACTATTTTACCCAGAACCTACATTTCACAATTCAGAACAAACATTTCACTTTTCATTGTCTTGCTTCACATAAATCACATCTTTTCATTTCACATTTTTGAAGTAACATATTCCACTCTTCTGAAAACGATTGTTACACATTTCCAAATAATCAGTTTCACAAGTTTACATTCTACATTTCACATTTCACTGGGTTGTTTTTCACAAAATACATCTATTTCAGTTGCACATTTCTTAAATAAACTATTTCACCCTGTTGAAATAAATTGTTTCACATTTTCAAATAATCAATTTCACAAAGATGCATTATAATTTCATTTTATCTGATTGCTATTTCAGAATTGAGAACCTACTTTTCACTTTTCACTGGGTTATTTAAAAATATACATCTATTTCAATTGCACATTTTCCAAATAACATGTTTCACTCTTTTAAAATAAACTGGTTCACATTTCTAAATAATAGGTTGGTTTCACATATTTCCATTGAAATAGGATTTCACACATTTTCTAGTGAAATGGGTTTGTTTCACATATAAAATGTGAAATGTTGAAATTTAAAAGTGTTTGAAATGCATCTAAGATTGTTCTATTCTAAAGGTCTTGGCGCCAGGAGTTCaaatatataaattatttcaaaaATGAACTTATAGTTTAACTGATAAAATTGAtttaattttttttttgaaataaggcaaaagatttgccattTCATTAATTAAGAGAGAGTTGTAACAGAGTCCGAGGACAATAGCCATACAATGGCCAAGATAAATCAACTACTCACGGTGTAAAATTACATCAAGCCCTTTGGCACCCGCCAAAGCCCACATGGCCGCCTCATCCATGATTTTTTTCCACGAGAATCATCAAAGGCGCGGAGACGTTTCGGAAGACCCTAGCATTCCTCTCCTTCCAAAGTTCCCAAGAGATAAGCATGAGGAGGTAGGCCATCCCTTTTTTGTTAGACGAGCGTGTAAGCACCATCTCAGTCCACCAATGCCTGACACTTTGCATAGCCGCCCAGTCTGCTGTGACAATATTGCTCAGTCCGGTCCTCGCCTTAACCGCATTCCAAACTGCAACCGAGAACCGGTATTGGAAGAGGAGATGCGCCGCAGACTCCTGGACTTGGCTACAAAGGGGACACAAACCGCAGTTTGGCCACCCTCTCTGTTGTAATCTATCTGCCATCCATACTCTGTTGTGAATGATCAACCAAGCGAAGAACTTGCATTTTGGTGTAGCCCAGACTTTCCAAACGGTCTTTAGAAGTGGTGTGGAGGTGCGCCCCTCGAACTGTAGCGAATAGGCCGATGAAGTGGAGTAGCTACCACGCTTTGTAAGTTTCCAAATGATCGTGTCATTCGTGGCTTGATCTAAGATTATCCCGTCCAACTTCTCCCAAAGGATGGTAAACTCCTGTATGTGCTCGACGGTAATGCCATTTGCCATGTCAACTTGCGAAATCCATAGATCATCAGTGAGGGCCTTCCTAACAGAGGAATCTTTCTTTTTGGAGATCTCAAAGATTTTAGGGGCGATGTCCATCGGCCTGAGACCATCAAGCCAGGGGGACGTCCAGAAGGAAGCCTTGTCTCCGTTTCCAACCACGACCCTCGTTGTTGCCGCGAAAAGGTCCCTGTCAGCCTCGTTGCAAGGGGTGCCTAACCCAACCCACGGCTTTGGCTGCTCCGCCCACTCGTTCCAAAGCCACCTCAAGCGGAGGGCAGTGGCAAATTTGTCCAGGCTTAGGATGCCCATGCCGCCCATAGCTTTAGGACTGCAAACTCTGTCCCAATTGATTTTACACTTGCCACCAGTGACTTTGTCGCAACCGGCCCAAGGGAATGCACGTCGTAAGGCATCAATATGCTTCATCACCTCCGCTGGCAGGATCGGCGAAGTAATGCTGTAGATAGCTATGGCGGTGAGAACCGCCTTGACCAGAACAGCCCTCCCAGGTGCGGCCATGAGGAGGCCAATCCAAGGGGCGAGCCTGCGCGCAACTTTGTCCTCTAGAGGCAAGAAATGAACTGCCTTAAGTCTCTTCACCGACAGTGGCAGTCCCAAGTAAGTCATTGGGAAACTCGTGAGTTTGGCGGGGAAGAGTTGCAGGATTTCAGGAAGGTCAAGGCCACCACATCGAATTGGGGCCACCGGACTCTTGCTACAATTGGTTACTAGACCCGTGACCTCACCAAAGTCGCCTAAGATGGAGGCAAAGCAGGAGACGTCCTCCTTCGTGGGCTTCCCAAAAACGGCTGCATCATCCGCATAGAGGGAGGCACGAAGAGTTGCAGTATTTCTTCTGATGGGATGTAGTTTGCCTTGGGTCGTGGCCTTGTTGAGAATGTGGTGCAGGGGATCGATGGCAAGCACAAAAAGAAGCGGAGACATCGGGTCTCCTTGCCGCAATCCCTTCCCATGCCTAATAGGGTCTCCGACCGTGCCGTTGAGAAACACTCTCGAGGTAGCCAAGGTGACGAGCGCAGAGACCCAGCCCATGAAGCGCGCGGGGAAGCCAAGGTGCTGAAGAAGATCCATTAAGTAGTCCCATCTCACGGAATCAAAGGCCTTCTTGATATCAAGTTTGAAAAGCAACATAGATGTCTTGCTTCGATGTAGCCTTCGGGCAAGGTTGCGGACATAGATGAAGTTGTCGTgaatgtgtaacatcccaaaattctaaattttgaaatgttataataaatagatagatttgattgattgtttgattgattgactgaaactgagtgaatttgaaactttttgaaagttaaatcaGAGGGAATAAAAGTACTTTCCCAAACTTTCTTTTTTCattttgatctccatgaattcaaattcttttcatcacaaaaccatggagtgaagataatatgacttcttccatttaaataaatgataaagggttttgaaaatatttgaatttcatttgaaaatatttcaaattcagaactttaagcaactcaatgattttcacgagagaagataaaatgacttcttcaaaaatacgagttggaagtttaaaaggatcaaatttaaagtccgtttgaaattattttcaatttgaagttatttgggttttattcaaattatttttctccaaaaataaaattaatggaaaatagggtaaaatgactccctacatcagaaaattggagagaaataattttgaaatcattttgatgtttctaaaatgatttttattgggt belongs to Triticum urartu cultivar G1812 chromosome 7, Tu2.1, whole genome shotgun sequence and includes:
- the LOC125523252 gene encoding uncharacterized protein LOC125523252 gives rise to the protein MGTEQAKEGRGAGEERVVVRTGPRPALPAPQQRAVDQFWRERQEEMEATVDFNDRILPMSRLKRLIRAEEDGMMIAADTPAYLAKLCELFVQELALRAWACAQSHHRRIILESDIAEAIAFTESYDFLATVLLEHQREARLVGRAATPTTPVVTAARARLITRKRHMPDPNPRRPVHGVRRIRPRALPVTPTSPPPDVRYVPVPFPFPSAPIGATATAEGLMIIPPINAATTGRAFFLDMNSGTSFAGENCAAETMASPPPAGPAGAVALPSVHPAAYYLCAYPVNNDVEAFAVGNTDPDVIPPEIVVGDVAIPPEIIEGNVADGNGDGGQQQQQSENLGGNGENVVVPQSNDVQEDGADGMFLEEILMDEDLMFPDAELFPLVGAAPDPEDFIVDQDVLDDVFANPSSSASSD